A portion of the Cryptomeria japonica chromosome 5, Sugi_1.0, whole genome shotgun sequence genome contains these proteins:
- the LOC131875671 gene encoding proteasome subunit beta type-7-B-like — MGFFNQPCQVMANNQIDIPPKGGFSFDLCKRNEMLIKKGIEEPKFRKTGTTIVGLVFKDGVILGADTRATEGPIVCDNNCEKIHYIAPNIYCCGAGTAADTEAVTGFVYIFLLFLGEYLSLSMQLVVSALTILKSHLFGYQGHVSAALVLGGVDITGTHLHTVYPHGSTDTLPFATMGFGSLAAMAMFESRYKEGLNVSSNVYLQLHLCAMQVTLFVCNSLDQTPCELCCTFLVLKFSI; from the exons AT GGGTTTCTTCAACCAACCATGTCAAGTTATGGCAAACAATCAAATTGACATCCCTCCCAAAGGTGGATTCTCTTTTGATTTGTGTAAAAGAAATGAAATGCTTATTAAGAAAGGTATTGAAGAGCCAAAGTTTCGCAAAACAGGAACGACAATTGTTGGTCTTGTGTTCAAG GATGGAGTCATACTTGGGGCCGACACCAGGGCAACTGAAGGACCAATAGTGTGTGATAATAACTGTGAAAAAATACATTATATTGCACCAAATATATACTGCTGTGGTGCTGGAACTGCTGCAGATACAGAAGCAGTAACAGGTTTTGTTTATATTTTTCTATTGTTCCTCGGAGAATATTTATCA CTTTCAATGCAACTGGTTGTTAGTGCCCTCACTATTCTAAAATCCCATCTATTCGG TTACCAAGGCCATGTGAGTGCAGCCTTAGTACTTGGTGGGGTGGATATTACTGGAACACACTTACATACG GTATATCCTCATGGATCAACAGACACTCTACCTTTTGCCACAATGGGTTTTGGATCTCTTGCTGCTATGGCAATGTTTGAATCACGATACAAAGAAGGGTTAAATGTAAGTTCAAATGTTTATTTGCAGTTACATCTCTGTGCAATGCAGGTAACTTTATTTGTTTGCAACAGTTTGGACCAAACTCCTTGTGAACTTTGTTGCACATTTTTGGTGCTTAAGTTTTCAATTTAG